The segment agtgaaaaagaagcaaatctaacccccaagAGTTCCTATGGGTGTCCTTTGAACAATGTACTCCTTGATATTTTTGGTGTGGCCATCCTGCTGTGTGCCTATGCCCTGCATAGATTCAGCAGGTCCCCAGTGCTCTCCATAAAGCTCTTGGACATGGGGGGTCGCATTTTTGCCCTTCTGTTGGGGGTCAGTTCTGTCAGGTACAGGCACATTTCTAAAACCTTCTGCTgcctcttctcttcctcagaCCTCAACAGCAATGGATTCATCTGTGACTACGAGTTGCATGAGCTGTTCAAGGAGGCCAGCCTGCCTCTCCCTGGGTACAAAGTGAGAGAGATCATCCAGAAGCTCATGATCAGTGGTGACAAGAATAAAGATGGGAAGATTAGTTTTGAAGAGTTTGTCTATGTAAGTGATATTTCTGAAttgccagcagcctgggaggcCCCTTTTAGACAAAGCTAAGGAAGACCATCGAAGAGGTTGAACCTGACTTCTCAGTCACTTACCCatatcttaattttcttttgacaaACCGATCAATTCTGAGGACTAGCCATGTAAAAATCAGTTCTTTGTACAGATATCTGTGTACAATCAGTCTTTTGTGCTGTTATTGACAGCCTTTAGATTTGGACAGAGGAGAAATAATGGTTGCATTTTGAACAAAAACCAACCAGCCaactgatttattaaaatatgaatatcaatctaatatcaatattcaactgtgacggacaaaagactctctaacagttaaagttagaaagtgtatgcTTATTGCAACGCCGGGCAGtgcgtgggatagctccctaatgcgcaatgcaaagatcacaggtaattacaaagccttttacttacaaaaatgttaaatacacaaaatacaactgcatattcatacccctgtcacttcctcttctctgcttcgtatgctaattgacaaaaaggctattaagcatgcgtagtttgttccctgaaatgggtcggtggtccttttgtgaggagtggtcaccaaaaggaggaagtaaaacgagtcttcctcgttctaaactttcaaccttttcaatgcagatgtgattgatggctggtaaaactccctgtttcctgttttccaggactatttcagtgggtttctggaaacaggaggtctggtgttgtattgattagtttctctgtttgacaagcaatgagttattaaatccagggtagcttatcttaaatccagTTTCTTTTAACTATCCTCTAACTTTtgactgatttcagcaaagcttatctattcatttcagctaaatcagcaacatctattgttaactgtaaccttagcttttctcaaagcttcaaaattagtgtctcacaACCAAAAAGAATCCAAATGGTTTTCCTATATGATAGCTTCACTGGAGGCCAAAATACCGTTTCCACATGAGTtgacaactggaaaaaaagactTGAAATGATCCAAGCTTACAGTATTTACTGGAAGCTATTCTGTTTTTCCAGGCACATAGATGAATGCTTGTTTTCCCCATGTATTGgtattatttcctttctctgtttaatgggACTACAAGTATTTGCTAAATAGTTGAAAGGGCATTCCAAGACACTTGGTTTTGTGTTAGGTACTGATCTAGAAAAATTCAAATCTCTTGCCTTGAAAGGGAAGAACAGGAGTAAGGTGATAGGACAAGTTGGAGGATCAGTCCTTTTTAGTAGAAATAGGCcggaattaaaaaaaaatatttattttaacaaaagcGCAAGACTTCTGGGATAATGGTTCGATGTACATTCTTCATCCTTTTGATGCTCTGATGACTGAATGCTGAAGGAGTAAAGTATGTGCAGTACATTGAGGGAGCTGTTTTCATGTCAATTAGTTTTCTTGACATTTCTTAATTTatctttactttcttttccttaattGTTTTCAGACCCTCTGAACTTTTTGAGTTTGGAGTCAGCTAGTAAGTTGGAGTTTGCAGTTTGTAAACACTTGCATGCTGGGTGCATGTTTCAGCTGTTGGTTTGAGCTGGTCCATAACTCTTAACTTTGCACtaggaaggaagaaataaatctcTTCTGTCACATTTGAAAGGTACCAATGATTGAGTAAAGACAAAATGTCTTAGGGCAGCTGAGGTGTACATTAGCAGCAATACTTAGATGCATGATTTTCACAAACTGAACTCTTGTTCTGAGCATTTTTGCTGGAGGTTATGGCACAAGTAATGAAATGAACTGACTACATTGGGACCAAGTGACTTAGTGGTACCTCAGCATTAGAGCAAGAAGATAGTCTCAAGAAGATATGCAATACCAATAGTTAATccaggaaattttaaaataaatagatctAAAAATCCCTGTGGTTAAAGCTGACCAACCAGAAATCTCCCAACTTTTGGGCTCTCTCATCTTCAGTCAACTTTACCTGATTAACCTCTGCATGCCATCAGGATATGATTTAACAGCACTGTATCATCACCTTGACTTGCCACCTTCCCTGTGTTTAAGGGACGAGGAAGGTAAGGTGTGACAACCAACAGCCTGGCCCTGTAGTGACACCTCTGCAGCCTGGTGTCCTCTCCTTTTAGCAAAAGCATGTTATTGTCCTTCTTTACAGTGCTGTTTCATTGTCTTTTTCTGGGTAGTGTTTAGAGAACCTGTAcacatttcatttgttttttcagCTTGGTTGAAATTCATTTAGTTTAGTTTCGAGGGAGTTACAGTAGGCTTTCCAGCCACTGAATCTGTTTTTTTACTAATAGCTGCTCAGTTCTGTAGGGCTTTGGGGCCACTAACAGTAGCATCCAACCTGTGCAAATGGCATGTGCAGTCTTCCTGTGCTAAAGCATCTCTTCTGCCCTCCAACAAGAGGGTGTTTTACCACTTAGCCAAAGCTTGCTGTTGAGGAAGGGGGAATCTTTACCTAGAGCACTCATTGTTACACTTTATTGCAGATTTGACTGTTATATGCTTAAAGAGAATTGTTTCTTGGGTTTTGGACAGTCTTTTGGGTGAACTTAAGTCACAGTCTCACGAGCATCTAGCTTACACAGAAAGGTTAAAATTGCACCACAGCTTTCTCAAGTTTggccctgcaggacctgctgcaTGTGTTACCTGTACTCAGAATGCAAAggtttcatgtttttttttcttgtggtcTCTTGAAATCTACTTGTAAAGGTAAATATATGCAAGGTACTTCATGACTAATGCTTCTGTTTCAATAGGCACTTGCAGTGTGTGTTTGAGAAAGTGGGATGAGACTGCCCACTGTCCATGTCAGATTTAATACCACTACACCCTTGCTAGGCCCTTCACATTTGCTGATTTTACTGTGAAATTGGCTTTAAAGCTGAGAAGAAATAGTTCCTTCTGTGGTCCTTTTTGTTTTAtgaagattaatttttcttgtttaacaGAGCACTTTAAATTGTAGATTTTCCAAGAGGTGAAAAGCAGTGATATTGCTAAAACATTCCGAAGAGCCATtaacaggaaggaaggaatctGTGCCATTGGGGGCACCTCAGAACTCTCCAGCGAGGGCACCCAGCACTCCTACTCAGGTACCACTCTGCTTCCCACTCTAGGGTTTTTGGAGGTCCTATGCCAAAACCAGCCCATTTCTACCACCATGCCATGTGCTGTGCTCTAGTTCTCTGAGAAGTGAGTGATCCCACATCAGGGTGAAAGCAGGACAGAATTTATATGCTGCAAATTTAACAGTGTATAAGTTAAATGTGTTCTTATTTGCTTTGTTAACTGTGCTTGCAGATGAAGTCCTTGTGTCACACTTGAGTATGATAAAGTTGTTAAGTAACAAGTAAATAACAGGAAGATTCTGCTAGTTCTAAGTGAGGGTCGTCTTTAAACTTTGTGTGACTAATAAAATGTGTGGTAATGATAGTGGGGCTGTTATTTCCTTGGGCTATTGTACTCTGGTTCTTTTGGGAAAATCTTTGTTAtgaaaaatctgtattaaaTTTACGATTGATTATCTTAGAGGAAGAGAAATATGCCTTTGTAAACTGGATAAACAAAGCCCTGGAAAGTGATCCTGACTGTAGGCACGTTATTCCAATGAACCCAAATACAGATGACCTGTTCAAAGCTGTGGGAGATGGAATTGTGCTATGGTAAGTCATGATGGctcctgaattaaaaaaaaaaaaaaaaaaaaaagttaagaatCAGCAAAATAACTTTGCAAAACTGTAGTTAGGGGAATTTCCATCCTATTCTAGGCTGTTTTTGTGACTGGTGTGTGTGCATAACGTTTTGCACATCTAAAAAGAGCCTCAGTCTCACAGGCTTTCATTGCCATTGTGTGATGCCTCAGCTTTGGTGCCAGCTGATATTTTCATCCAGTGCTTTTGTTTGGGTTTGAGACTGAGTTTGCTGAGGGGGCAGAAGGTGCTTTGCAGGAGCAGGAGTTATCCTGGTGCAAACAGCCTGGTGCTGGGCTTGAGGAGGTGCATATGTGATAAATAGCCCATTCTCTTGGATGTTTAGGCAGACAGTATCCTCTGTGAAAATTTTAGTTAGACCTTATTATGCATTAACccaaaaatggattttctgggaatcttcttgttctttttaataACTGGACTAAGTAAGGTGACTTATTCTGTTACATTCTGAGAACAGAAGGCATCCAGGGCTGCTAACTACCAGCAACCTTCTGTCCATGAGTTTTTTGTTGGCTTTATAGGTTAGGTTCATTTGTTTTATTGTAAGTAAATTAATATAGTGGAGAACTGGATCAACCTGGAATTTCAGTAACTCTGTATCGATACACAAAGTAAGTTTAAATGAGTTACCTGttctctttaatttcttttattttttaactttagCTCATGATGcatatttttagtttatttatttcccaAGTTTCAAGTAATTAATGGCTTTAGGCAAAGACTGATTTGAGTAGGAAGTAGCTCATAATATAAAGCTTAAATTTGCCATATTTTGTGTTGATTAAAAATTCATTGTGCTCACATCTCCCCACTGAGCTCTCCaagtgtttgttcttttttggggCAGGTTTTCTTGCCAGCAGTAGTAAACTTTTACAATAGGAGGAAGTTTGTTGTCTTACTAGAATGTGCAGTGGATGTCAGCAGAGCAATGAGTCTTCACTAGTTCAGGGACTGCACTGTGAATAATTCATGTACTCTTTTTGCTCCACCAGCTGAGATCAGTAGTGGCTGGGAACATGTTTAAAGTTTCAGGCTTAGCTATTAGTTACAAATACATTCTTGATAATGTAAATATTAACTTCTGATTTATGCAGTCttgatttttatgaaaaaaattatacaaaaaCAAGCAGGCTAAAGGAATTGTGCTGTGGTGAATATTGTCACAGTGCATTGAGTTTTGTTTGGATTAAATACTAAGTGTTGTTCAAATATCATTGGTTTTCCTTCTAACAGCAAAATGATCAATCTTTCTGTTCCTGACACAATTGATGAAAGAGCAATTAATAAGAAGAAACTCACACCATTCATAATTCAGGTATaaagcatttctgcattttattttctgaaattcataTTAACATAGAATTAATGAATGTAGCATTGGTGGCTCAAGGCATTATTGTGGAATGTTGGAAAGGAGCAAGTTTTATAGCTTCtgtttaattattaaattcagttttgtaCCATGCATAATTGACAGTTCTGTGAACATGGTTCAAAAATGCTGAATTAATGACAAAATGGGTAGAGTGACTAAAATGTTGTGCACACGTGATACTGCGTGGTGATTATGTACAGCACTGTCTTTTTTGAACAATGTGGTTATTGCTGTTGGCTATGAATCATTTCATACTAGAGTAGGTTGTTTTTGTGAGgatgcctctgtgtgtgtgtgtgtgtgtgtgtgtaaattaGCACTTCTCTAGCCTTCTTCTTGTTGATGCCACTAGATGCAACTAACTCGGAGGCTGAAACTAAATACCAGAGGCTGAAATTAAACCCTGGTGCCTAGTTCAGTTCTTATTCATTCAgcctgctgccaccacagctTCCTTAAAACTTCAGCTGGAGAGTGGCTGGGAGTGTttcctctgagctgctgctgttggagcAAGGACAAAGGGGAAACCTCCACTCTGCTGATGCTGGATGAAAGGGAAAGCAGCATCTCCCTGGACTGTGTCTGACTGGGCTTTGCTGTTTGCAGGAGAACCTGAACCTGGCCTTGAATTCTGCATCTGCCATTGGCTGTCATGTTGTCAATATTGGCGCAGAGGACTTGAGGGAAGGGAAACCCCACCTGGTCCTTGGGCTCCTCTGGCAGATCATTAAGATTGGCTTGTTCGCTGACATCGAGCTCAGCAGAAATGAAGGTAAATTAAATTCTAAGTGATTACTTCTAAAGCATGAACACAGCATTGCTTGTGTtgtcagccccagccctgccactgcctcttccctccctcctctctgctggaaGAAGGATCATCAGGGCATGTGCCAAGCTGAATGTTCTCCAGCCTGTTTGTAGCTGTGCAGCAGGTTCATGCAGGAGGGTTATGCCATCCCGGTGATGTGTATCAGCCATGGAGAGCTGGCTGAACACCAGTAAGTCAAGATGCAGCTTGGCTTGAGCCTGGCAGTGGATGAGCACATTTGTTGATGCCCtaggctgctccagctgcaggttCCTAATGGTGTTGAGATGTGGCAAAAGCTGCTTGGATCCTTTTAGGATTAAAGACAACTGCATatctttctcaaaaaaaaaaattaaaagggagACTTCAGCTCTGTGGTAGTTATTTGGTTCTAAAATCCTCCTTGCTACTGTTAGTGGTGCAGCTCAAGCTTTTGCTTTGTCCTTGGTGGTGAGAGACTGATGCTGCAGATCTCTCCCTGTGCTCACTTGGTCCTGCATGACAGCCTccaaaatttaaacttttcAAATCATCTGAAGAGCTCTGATATTCCTGCATGTGCTATCAGAGCATCCAGATGGATGGAGGGGCTTCAGTGTCTTTTATTTAAGCTTCCCCATCATGAAGTATTGACATTGTTTGGCTTAGATTGAAAATTCATGGCAAAGGAAGCACTAGCCAGCTGAAGGGGTGCTTATCTtggctcctctggggttttttaacagtGCTTATGAAACTGCttgaaagcatttttcattGAGATAGAAGTGCATTTGCATTTAGCTTCCTGTCATCAGCTTAAAAGACTGCACATAAAGTCCAGAGAACTTTGTTATAcaagaaaaggtaaaatacttttttacaCTTATTTTTCTAGATAATTTATATTCCTCTCTGTGTAACAATCAACTCAGGAAAACTCTGCTAATACCCAGAATATTATGACATAATCAGTAGTTGGTATTGTACCCCCCTGAAATCTTGCTGCAGCTCAAATTCTGGCATGTAGGTTTGACTCTTCCCTCACAATCATTTTTCTTGTAGCACTAGCTGCCTTACTTCGTGATGGTGAAAATCTGGAGGACCTTATGAAACTATCTCCAGAAGAGCTGCTCCTAAGATGGGCCAACTTCCACCTGGAAAATGCAGGCTGGCACAAAATCAGTAACTTCAGCTCAGAAATCAAGGTATCAAAGCTCTCCTAACTTGCAATACCTGGGAAAAGACTAGGAGCTGGACAGGGATGTGTTTGCCTGTGTAAATGAGGCCTTTCATCCTCAGACAGGACCTTTCTTGACCCTAATTTACTGAGTGATCTTACCAGAGGGGTTTTGGATATTATATTTGAGGTCCTGCAATGCTGTTTTCTCTTGCCATGAAGATGAGCCCAGTGTTGAACTGTCTGTTTCCTCcactgctgttgttgttttaatcAACTCTGAAACTGGTATCACttatatgttttaaaatgtccttAATTCTTATTTTGGTGGAGATAACGGGGGAAAACTCTCACTGGAGAGGGAGACTTCCTCATATTCTTGGCAGGTGATGGCATTTCATCTAAAATGTCATGGgctggagagaggaagggaaacaAGACCTCTTATTCTTCACACTGTTTAGCAGGAATGGGAGTGGGGACTCAAAGCTGCTTTTCACATGTGAGTGGGGGCACTCGTGAGAAATGGAGGATAGTGACTCCAGGTCAGTGTGGGGCATCTGGACACTGGTCTCAGCAGTTTTCTGGAGCTTATTCACATGACCAGCAGTTttaaggaggagaaagaagattgagatagaaaaaaaaatgataattGAGGTGTATGGGAAGCATAGATCTGACCTGTTATGTGCATGTGGGTATGGTCACTCTTATTTCCAACTTCAAAATTACTTACAGTTTTGCTGATAGCTGTTGGCTTCTCTGGTGCATCCCCTAGGCTGCCATGATATGATGAGGTCTTCCTTAGTGCTGAGGACTAAAAGGACATGTAGTTGATAAATAATCACTACAGCTATTGGCTCCTCCTGGTTTGTGACCATCCCTGGCCTCTCTCCTCTAAGCTGTTCTAGCTAATGCACAGGCACAGAAGCAAACATTCAGACAGCTTATAATCAACTTTTTGCTTGGAATTTGTCTTCACTAAGCCATTTTCATCATTGCTGTGGCAGTAGGAATGGGTGCCTTGTTTAGAGGTTAGGGCTGCCTTGGGGCATCTGGGGGCCATGAGTGTGAGCAGCATGGGGTCATTGCCTCCTCCAGCCACTGCAGGTGGCTGTGACACCAGAGCTTGTAGCAAAGGCAACTTTCAAACAGTCAAACCGCATAGTTGTCATCTTAAATATTTCTAatcttttccctttgtttcctttcctgctgcctggaTTTCTACCACTGTGCTCTCTCTTAAGCTTACAGATTTTGGCAATTCAGTAAAGGTACATAAGCCAATTATGCACAGTGACTTGTTAAAAATGAGCTTGAACTGAATTATGGTGTATTCACTGCTGTGCAGGAGagttgaattttctttttcattcatttcaggATTCCAGAGCCTATTTCCACCTCCTCAATCAAATTGCACCCAGAGGGCAGAAAGGAGGAGAGCCTCAGATTGATATTAACATGTCAGGTTTCAGTGTAAGTATCCAGGCTGTTGTGTCCTCATCCTGTAGAATCATGAACTACCTGTACCCTATCATTGCTACATGACATCAGGGTTACCCGGTATCTTAATATCTAGAGCGTGTACATTGTCAGTGGCTATGTGCACACCTCAGGTGTGTGCTCAATTGAGTGCTTGCTGCCAGCCTGGTCACTACCCTCCACTTATCAGAGATGATTGAGAAATCCTTTGTGGACTTGATCCATTTGGGAACTTCTTTTGAACCACCAAGTTCCAAAAGCATGAAAATTTAACAGCATGTTGTCTTGgattgaaaaatgtaaccaaaaatgtgtattctagtttcatctgttgaaactggttgggagatattgttcttctctcctcttccatCCATCTTCTTCCGAGGGACATCAtctgtgaatgggccatttaaggcctctcacatgactgacaacattacttCAGTCCATTGTGAGATGCCCCACTCAgtaggaggagccaaagcctttccaccaccataaaacctgcaatcccaaacactaatgcagccggttttccactgaatccttggaggaagactggacccatctcaccagcactagacccttttttttttctacaggatcatctccacAGAACATCTTTTACTCGGGGAGGCTCATTTtggctgcttccaacaccctgaccacagggtgtcaggtcgtatctctgacttTGTCaaggttttctaggacttttgtttgtttgcttgtttgttttttgtactactgcatttgtattttttttatattcctagtaaagaactgttattcctagtcccatatttttgcctgaaagctcctaattgcaaaattgtaataatttggagggagggtttttttacattctcgattccaagggaaactccagttttccctgacagatacctgtctttccaaaccaagacagaatttGGTGCCTAACGTGAGGCCTGAGGGCACTGAGggaaaggaataacagttttgGGGTGCTTAGGTTTTTGTGTACTAGATATAGAGGCCTTGTTGGACAGCATCgtgtggtctagcttaccttggtttgggtgaCATGTAGTTGTGGCTGTGTTCCtgccatttgcaggcccttatctAAACATGGGacctataactaaggctactgtggctgttatccagtttattttatgggttaacaaggtgaggaattcatggatttttaacttcctctggaaggcaggcacatggattcAGAGCTATCACACCCCAACTGTGTGGTTTTGTGGTTACttttaacaatggtacctactGTAAGGAAATGACACCGGgagaaattttttcccaacccttcactcagctgtttgggtctactccaccagtttttgaagggtttaaatcttctctaaatgctaatgatatcatacaatggctggTGTTGCTGGTATGCCTGTTCTGTTTAGCATTCAGAGAtaggggagattggcctggataaccaccctgatacctaccccagagaataaggacactgccccagagcctgaccctgccccacagcctaCCTCGGAGATAAACCATGCGGACTGGGTGAACAAGATACGTGAGATGGGCCAGATGCTGAGGGAGTACATTTCCTCTGTGGTAGCCCCATTAGCCCCAGCTGATGggaaaccctccccctgccctgacaAAGGAGACTCTgatggtgcagcagtggaacccacagacgttacaactgtccaggttccagatgaaccacaggggcagtcacagccagcagcagtcgCCCCTGTGGAAACAAAGAAGTCTAAGGTGAAATCGGCAAACCCAGGTAATAAGGATAAGAAAGGAGGGCCCTCACAACCTGCTGGGAAGCCTCAGGTTGGGATCATCACTGAGTCCATGTCGTATGAAAGTCTCCGTAATCTGCAAAAAGATATTGCACGACGGGGATGTGAGGCCTATACAGCCTGGTCACTTtgggtctgggaccttatgggtacaGGTatgcaactggatggtggtgaggcaaggaatttggggcccttgacccaagactcaggtgtgaatcaggtatttgtaagggAGCAAGGACCCCTTTACCTTTGGGAGCGGCTTTtgatgagtgtaagggagaggtttgtccacagagaaaGAATGCAGGAATACCACCATAGAATGTGCTGGAAGACtcttgaggaagggatccaacagctgagggAAGTGGCGGTATTGGAGGCACTTTTTGGGAGGAGCGGACAGCAGGATAATGACCCCGACAAGGTtaggtgcacagggcaaatgttgtggtATCTGGCAACTCTAGGGCCATCTCAATATGCCACCTTCATTGGAACAATTATTGCTGAGGAGAACCGAGAGACAGTGGGTTCTGTAGCCACCAAGCTCAGAAATTATGAGAGCATGATCAGTGGTCCGATGCAGGCTCAGGTCTCTGGCGTGGTTACAGAACTTAAGGAGGAGATGAGGGAgatgagggaggagatgaggaggaacagtcCCCACGTGGGACCGGTGCAAGTTACAGGCCCCAAAATCACAGCCCAACGTCCcccagctagagagagagggtacaccccacgagctgaccTGTGTCTTTTTCTtcgtgaccatggggaagacatgggagtGTGgcatgggaaacccacttctgtcctggcagcacgggtgcgtgagcttcaggaaagaaacactaaccgagggggttccactagaatgaaggtagcctcagcctcccatgaaTAAGCCACCAGCTATTACAGAAGTGAGGATGCTGTGTcagatccccttgaaggaagctctactatgtatgcacaagaagagagtagtaaccggtgctagaggggccctgcctctagccaggaagaggcacgggaaaaccgagtcttttggactgtgtggatctgatggcctggcacatcagagccacagaaatatgaagctttggttgatactggtgcgcagtgtaccctaatgccatccGGACATGTGGGgacagaacctatttccattgccggggtgacggggggatcacaagaattgactctgTTGGAAGCCGgggtgagcctgactgggaaggagtgacAGAAACATCCAATTGCGACTGGCCCAAAGGCTCCATGTGTTTTGGGCATAGActttctcaggaatggctactacaaagaccctaagggatTCAAGTGGGCTTTTGGGATAGCTGCCATGGAGGCAGAGTGCtacattcccctggggaatggtttctcccccctcagggacccctagagcttgtaaccatgtagtttaacccttcctccaCTTTGTGACCCTCTTGGCTGTGTCCAATTACCCCTCCCTGGGAGAAGCCCAGAAAAGACCCTCTCCTTCGGCACTCGTCCTCTTTCCGCTCCGgtcaccacctggaataaacgtTTTGAACtacagctgggggtcagaggctcttttggaatcttttgtCCTGTCCCTATgatattcctccaaagccctctaaggACTGAGCTGGCCTTGGAACATTGGAAGGGCTACAGCGGGATTTATTTCagcagagggcattaagaaattgaacaccttgcctggactgtcagagaacccatctgcagtaggactcctgaaggtagaagagcaacaagtacctgttgccacctcgatGGTGCACCGCCAGCAGTATCGGACGAATCCAGATGCCGTaatccccatccacaagatgatccaagagctggagagccaaggagtGGTcggcaaaacccactcacccttcaacagccctATTTGGCCTGTGCACCAGTCTgatggagaatggagactgactgtggactatcgtgccttgaatgaagtgactccaccgctgagcactgctgtgccggacatgctggaactccagtatGAGCTGGAGTCTAaggcagcgaagtggtacgTCACAACTGACATcgctaatgcatttttctctatTGCTCtagctgcagaatgcaggcctcagttcGCTTTCACCTGGAtgggcgtgcagtacacctggaaccgactgcccttgactgatccaggctgcactggaaaagggtgaggccCCTGAAcatctacagtacattgatgacatcattgtgtgggggaacacggcaagggaagtgtttgacAAAGGAGAcaagatcatccagattctcctggaagctggttttgccatcaagaagagcaaagtcaagggacctgccaaggagatccagttcctgtGAATAAAGTGGCAAGATGGGCGACAtcagattcccactgaggtcatcaataagatcactgcgatgtctccaccgaccagcaagaaggaaacacaagctttcctaggtgccataggcttttggagaatgcacattcctgagtacagccagattgtgtGCCCTCTACCTggttacccgcaagaagaacgatttccactggggccctgcacagcagcaagcctttgcccaaATCAATCAGGAGATCactcatgcagtagcccttagcccagtcaggacaggaccagaggtgaagaacatgctctactctgcagccgggaaccacAGTCTGTCCTGGAGCCCTTGGCAGAAGGTGGCTGGTGAGACTCGAGGCCAgccactgggattctggagccGAAgttacagagggtctgaagccaactacactccaacagagaaggaaatcttgactgcctatgaaggagttcaAGCCACCTTGGaggtgattggcacagaagGACAACTCCTGGCAACCTGACTACCGGTGCTGAGGTGggtgtt is part of the Prinia subflava isolate CZ2003 ecotype Zambia chromosome W unlocalized genomic scaffold, Cam_Psub_1.2 scaffold_56_NEW, whole genome shotgun sequence genome and harbors:
- the LOC134565298 gene encoding uncharacterized protein LOC134565298 gives rise to the protein MGQMLREYISSVVAPLAPADGKPSPCPDKGDSDGAAVEPTDVTTVQVPDEPQGQSQPAAVAPVETKKSKVKSANPGNKDKKGGPSQPAGKPQVGIITESMSYESLRNLQKDIARRGCEAYTAWSLWVWDLMGTGMQLDGGEARNLGPLTQDSGVNQVFVREQGPLYLWERLLMSVRERFVHRERMQEYHHRMCWKTLEEGIQQLREVAVLEALFGRSGQQDNDPDKVRCTGQMLWYLATLGPSQYATFIGTIIAEENRETVGSVATKLRNYESMISGPMQAQVSGVVTELKEEMREMREEMRRNSPHVGPVQVTGPKITAQRPPARERGYTPRADLCLFLRDHGEDMGVWHGKPTSVLAARVRELQERNTNRGGSTRMKVASASHE